Proteins encoded in a region of the Populus nigra chromosome 3, ddPopNigr1.1, whole genome shotgun sequence genome:
- the LOC133690214 gene encoding serine/threonine-protein kinase BSK6-like translates to MGARCSKFSLCWFQSHLKASVLESSDLENGGKSDRNAFPSFTEFSFEQLKAATSGFSSDNIVSEHGEKAPNVVYKGKLDNDRWIAVKRFNRLAWPDSRQFLEEARTVGSLRSERLANLIGCCCEGEERLLVAEFMPHETLAKHLFHWESQPMKWAMRLRVALYLAQALEYCCSKGRALYHDLNAYRILFDKDGNPRLSCFGLMKNSRDGKSYSTNLAFTPPEYLRTGRVTPESVVYSFGTLLLDLLSGKHIPPSHALDLIRGKNFLMLMDSALEGHFSKDDGTELVRLASRCLQYEARERPNAKSLVTALLSLQKETEVPSYVLMGIRQETASSTQPLSLTPFGEACLRTDLTAIHEILEKIGYKDDEGIANELSFQMWTNQMQETLNSKKHGDTAFRAKDFATAIDCYTQFIDGGTMVSPTVYARRCLSYLMNDMPQEALGDAMQAQVVSPEWSTASYLQAACLFRLGMETDAQETLKDGTNLEAKRNKN, encoded by the exons aTGGGAGCCCGCTGCTCCAAATTCTCTCTCTGCTGGTTCCAGTCCCACCTTAAGGCTTCAGTCCTCGAATCCTCCGATCTCG AGAATGGGGGCAAAAGTGACAGAAATGCATTCCCGAGTTTCACCGAGTTCAGTTTCGAACAACTGAAAGCAGCCACGTCTGGGTTCTCTTCGGACAACATAGTATCGGAACATGGTGAAAAAGCTCCGAACGTTGTTTACAAAGGGAAACTAGACaatgaccgttggatcgccgtTAAACGATTTAACCGACTCGCCTGGCCTGATTCTCGCCAATTCCTC GAGGAAGCGAGAACAGTGGGGAGTTTGAGGAGTGAGAGATTGGCGAATTTGATAGGATGTTGCTGTGAAGGAGAGGAGAGGCTGCTAGTTGCTGAGTTTATGCCTCATGAAACCCTTGCTAAGCATCTTTTTCACT GGGAGAGCCAGCCCATGAAATGGGCAATGAGGTTGAGGGTAGCCCTGTACTTGGCACAAGCTCTGGAATACTGTTGCAGCAAAGGAAGGGCGTTGTATCATGATCTCAATGCCTACAGGATCTTATTTGATAAG GATGGTAATCCTAGGCTATCTTGCTTTGGCCTCATGAAGAATAGTCGTGATGGCAAAAGTTACAGCACAAATTTGGCTTTCACCCCGCCAGAGTACTTGAGAACTG GTAGAGTGACGCCTGAAAGTGTAGTTTACAGCTTTGGAACCTTGTTGTTAGATCTTCTGAGTGGCAAACATATTCCTCCAAGTCAT GCACTTGACCTGATTCGTGGCAAAAATTTCCTGATGTTGATGGATTCTGCTCTAGAAGGCCATTTTTCAAAAGATGATGGAACAGAGTTGGTTAGATTAGCTTCCCGTTGTTTGCAGTATGAAGCTCGTGAGAGGCCAAATGCTAAATCCCTTGTCACTGCACTTTTGTCACTTCAAAAAGAAACAGAG GTCCCGTCATATGTTTTAATGGGCATCCGACAAGAAACTGCATCATCAACTCAGCCATTATCATTGACTCCTTTTGGTGAGGCATGCTTGAGAACGGATCTCACTGCTATACATGAAATACTGGAAAAGATTGGATACAAGGACGATGAGGGGATTGCCAATGAG CTTTCTTTCCAAATGTGGACTAATCAAATGCAAGAGACCCTGAATTCTAAGAAGCATGGAGATACTGCTTTTCGAGCAAAGGATTTTGCGACTGCCATTGATTGCTACACTCAA TTCATCGATGGCGGAACCATGGTGTCACCAACTGTATATGCTAGGCGTTGCTTATCTTACTTAATGAATGACATGCCACAAGAAGCTCTAGGGGATGCTATGCAAGCCCAAGTGGTGTCTCCTGAGTGGTCCACTGCCTCGTACCTCCAAGCAGCTTGCCTTTTCAGACTTGGAATGGAGACTGATGCACAAGAAACACTCAAAGATGGCACAAACTTGGAagccaaaagaaacaaaaactga